One Piscinibacter lacus genomic window, GGGCCGTGGCGGCCGGCGGCCGCGCCACGGCAAAGAAGCGGTGCGCGGCCTGCGCCGCGCGGTAGGTCACGACCGGGTGGTAGGCGCTGCGGCTGCTGCGCTCCAGCAGGCTGGCCAGCGAGGTCTGGAAGATTTCGTCGACATGGCGGCCGCGCAGCTCGTCCATCGTGCGGAAGCCGAGCTGCATCAGCGCGCTGCGGTTGGCCGCCTGGATCTGCCCGCCGCCGCTGACCGCGAGCCGGCCTTCATGCAGGGTGTAGACGAACTCGGGCCGGCTGTGGAAGTGCAGCGGATGCGCATCGCGGCAGCGCAGGTCGAGCAGGCGGTTCTCGACCATCTGCGCCGTCATGCCGAGCAGCACCAGGCCATGCTGCTGCGGCAGGCTGGAGCGGCTGGTCACGTCCAGCACCGCGCACATGGCGCCGCTCGGGTCGAAGATCGGCACCGCCGAGCAGGTCAGCGAAGTGAACTGGGTGAAGAAGTGGTCCTCGCGGCTCACGGCCACCGCGCTGGCCGAGGCCAGGCAGGTGCCCATGCCGTTGGTGCCGGCCTCGGCCTCGCTCCAGATCGCGCCGACATGGAAGCCCATGGGCTTGAGGTCGTCGGCGAACTCGGACGAGGAGACCATGTGCAGGATCACGCCCTCGGTGTCGGTCAGCACGACGGCGGATTCGGGGTCGGCAAGCTGCTGGTAGAGCGTGGCCATTTCATGGCGCGCGCAGTCGAGCAGATCGGCCAGGCGCAGGCAGCGCGCGTCGAGCTGGTCGCGCGGCAGCACCGGCGGCTTGCGCGGATGGTCGGGATGCAGGTGGTGCTGCTGCATGCAGCGCTGCCAGGACTGCACGACCACGTCGCTGGTCTCGGCGCGGAAGCCCTGAAGCACGACCTCCATCACGCGGTGTGCGTGGCGGTTGTTCTCGATGACCGTGAGGCTCATGGCGTAGTCCCTTGAGGGCGGAGGGTTGGACGTGCAGTCGCGGATTGTCGCGCCCCGCGCGCCCGCGAGCAGCCCTCCATATCCTGGCTCGGGGCAAGGGCGGGCGAAGGGTTCATGCGGCTTTCGTGGCCCGTGACTTGCTGCATCATGCGGCTTGACACCCTGCCACGGCCCCCAGGCGCGGCAGCGGTCTGCGGGCCCAGCCCGTCGCCCCGAGGACTTCCCAGATGAACGCCCCCCGCCCCCAGATGCCCGGCATGCTGCCCCCCGCTCCCCTTGCCGCCGAAGCCGCGCAACCGCTGGACTTGATCTTCATCGAGGGCTTCATCGGCCACACGGTGATCGGCATCCACCACGATGAACTGCACGACACCCAGCCGCTGCGCATCGACCTGTATGCCGGCGTACCGCGGCCCCGTGCCTGCGACAGCGACGACATCGGCGACACCATCAACTACGCCGAAGTGCGCGAGCGCCTGCATCGTCTGATGGCCGAGCACAAGGTGCGCTTGCTGGAAGCCTTTGCCGAGGACATCGCCGACATCATGCTCGGCGAGTTCCGTGCGCACTGGGTGCGCGTCGTCGTCGTAAAGCCGCGCAAGTTCCCGGACCTCGAAGGCGTGGGCGTGGCCATCGAGCGGCGGCGCGAGATCAAGGCCGTGGAAGCGGCTGCCGGCCCGGCGGCCGTGCTGTCGGTGATCGGCCACGGCATGGTGCCCGGCAAGGCCTGAAGCCATGAAAAAAGCCGACCGCGTGGCGGTCGGCTTGTTCGATCGGCCGGGAGGCCGAATCGGGTGGCCCAAGATCTTGCGGACCTGCCGCAAGCCGAGGACCGCCCGAAGCCGAATCAGTTCGGCGCGAAGGGGTGAGAGGCGCTGCCCTTCTTGGCCACGACTTCCTTGGCCGAGGGCTCGCGGTTCACCGCGCGCTTGATGGCTTCGCGGGTGGCGGCGTAGTTGTAGTCCTGGATCTTCTTGTCGTCGTCGGCCATCCAGTGGATGAACACGCCCACGCTGACGAACACGTCATCGGCTTCGTCGGCCGGGATGGTGCCGTCTTCGACCGAGTCGGCCACCGCCATGGCCACGCCGCGCTGGGCCGGGCCAAACATCTGGACGGCCTGCTTGGCGCCCTTGATGGTGACCTTGTTGAACATCACGGTGGCGGGCTTGCACAGCAGGTTGGGGGCAACCACGGCCAGCAGCGAGGTGAAGCCGTCCTTGTTGTTCACCAGGGCGTTGGCGAAGGCGCTTTCGGCGGCGCTGCCGCGCGGGCCGATGAGCAGGTCGATGTGGGCGACTTCGTTGCCGTCACCGACGAGCGATTCGCCGACGAGCACGCGATCAATCTTTGCCATGGGGATGTCTCCGTTTGCAGGGGTCTGGGGGTTCGAGCATCAGTTCGCTGACGCCTTGGGCATCAACCCCAAGAACCTATCACGATCCATGCCACCGCCCATGATCGCCAACCCTAGCGCAGCAGGCGCGGGCCGCACAGTCCGGCCAGCATGAGCGTTGCGACGGTGAAATCGGCGCTGGTGCCGGGGTTGAGGCCCGAAGCCTTCAGTTCGGCATCCCAGGCGCTGAAACCCGGCGCCTCGTCCAGGCCTTCGCCCCCTGGATGGCGCGCCTGCCAGCCGGCGGCGGCGGCGGTGACAGCCTGTGCCGGCCCCGGGCCGTGCTTGCGGACAATGTGTGAATCCGGCGCGCTGGCCAGGAAGGCCAGGAAAACCGACTGCACCGCCGCTGTCGGCAGCCCGTGGGCGCCCGCCGGCCGGGCAGCCTGCCAGTGGCGCAGGCCGGGGTCGAAAAGCTCGGCCAGGCCCTGGGCATAGGCCTGGGCGATGCGGTCGCGGTCGGCGGCCAGGGCCATCGCCGCCTGCAGGGGCAGGCGGGGGGCGGCCTGGACATCGCCTTCGGCAGCCCGCCCCAGGCCGCCCGGCCGGGCGCGGGCGATGGCGCGGTAGGCCGCGCGGCTGTCGTCCAGGTCGAGGCTGCGGCAGACCTGGGCGCAGCGGGCCTGAAGCGCCTGCGGGTCCAGGGCCTGCGGGGCCTGGGCATCGAGCAGGGCCTCGGCCGCCGCTGCCAGCGGCGCGCAGAGCAGCAAAATGCCCAGGTTGGTGTTGCAGCCGGCCACCGCCCAGGTGGCCTCGACCGCGGCCTCGATGCGCTCGCCGACCGACCGGCCGCGCACGATCAGGGCCGGTGCCGCCGCAGCCGCGCTGTACAGGAAATGCCGGGCCTGCATGCCATGGCCGGGCGAATCCAGGCTGACATTACCGGGCTTGCGCACCGCCACGTCGAGCTGGCAGGCATCCAGGAAGGCCTGGCGCAGGGCCAGCACGGCAGCATCGGACATGGGCAGGGGGGCGGAGGTAAGGGCGCAGGCCGCAGCGCCTCAGGCCTGCCGCACAGCCGGCCGGGCGCGCTGCGGCACGACGCGGTCGAGCAGGTCGGCGACCAGGGCCTCGGCCAGGTTGAAGGGCGTGACCTTCTGCAGACCGCGCCAGGCCGCCACGCCATTGACTTCCAGCACCTGCGGGCCGGCGGGACTGGGGATCAGGTCCACGCCGGCGTAGTCCAGGCCCAGGGCCTGGGCGGCGCGCTCGGCGGTGCCGCTCAGGGCCTCGGTCAGCGGCGCGGCCACGCAGCGGGCGCCCTGGGCGACGTTGTGGATCCAGTGCCGGCTCACGCGCTGCATGGCCGCGCGCGCGCGGCCGCCGACGACCAGCACCCGCCAGTCGAAGCCAGGCTCATGCGCTGCGCCTTGCGGCGGCACGAAGCGCTGCAGGTAGTACAGGCCCTGCACCTCGGCCGGCGGCGGCAGCGGCACGGCATGGCCCTCGGGGTGTTCGGCATCGCGCACCCAGCCGACCTGGCGCAGGCCCTTGCCCTGCGAGCCGAAGACGGGCTTGAGCACCAGGGTGCGGCCGGCCGCCGTCTCGCGCATCAGCAGGCGCTGCGCGACGGCTTCGGATTCCATCGCCCAGGCCGGCGGCGTCGGCACGCCCGCAGCATGCAGCAGGGCGCTGGTCGTGGCCTTGTCGACGCTGCGCTCGATGGCCCGG contains:
- a CDS encoding dihydroneopterin aldolase, which encodes MNAPRPQMPGMLPPAPLAAEAAQPLDLIFIEGFIGHTVIGIHHDELHDTQPLRIDLYAGVPRPRACDSDDIGDTINYAEVRERLHRLMAEHKVRLLEAFAEDIADIMLGEFRAHWVRVVVVKPRKFPDLEGVGVAIERRREIKAVEAAAGPAAVLSVIGHGMVPGKA
- the fae gene encoding formaldehyde-activating enzyme produces the protein MAKIDRVLVGESLVGDGNEVAHIDLLIGPRGSAAESAFANALVNNKDGFTSLLAVVAPNLLCKPATVMFNKVTIKGAKQAVQMFGPAQRGVAMAVADSVEDGTIPADEADDVFVSVGVFIHWMADDDKKIQDYNYAATREAIKRAVNREPSAKEVVAKKGSASHPFAPN
- a CDS encoding triphosphoribosyl-dephospho-CoA synthase codes for the protein MSDAAVLALRQAFLDACQLDVAVRKPGNVSLDSPGHGMQARHFLYSAAAAAPALIVRGRSVGERIEAAVEATWAVAGCNTNLGILLLCAPLAAAAEALLDAQAPQALDPQALQARCAQVCRSLDLDDSRAAYRAIARARPGGLGRAAEGDVQAAPRLPLQAAMALAADRDRIAQAYAQGLAELFDPGLRHWQAARPAGAHGLPTAAVQSVFLAFLASAPDSHIVRKHGPGPAQAVTAAAAGWQARHPGGEGLDEAPGFSAWDAELKASGLNPGTSADFTVATLMLAGLCGPRLLR
- a CDS encoding ATP-grasp domain-containing protein: MTRKVAIFADETGWHTRQLREALRARGAEGRCVDLEACRIDTEAGVHGLVIPGWGDALPDAALVRGIAGGSFEQVTKRLAVLHLLERLGVPVYNRGRAIERSVDKATTSALLHAAGVPTPPAWAMESEAVAQRLLMRETAAGRTLVLKPVFGSQGKGLRQVGWVRDAEHPEGHAVPLPPPAEVQGLYYLQRFVPPQGAAHEPGFDWRVLVVGGRARAAMQRVSRHWIHNVAQGARCVAAPLTEALSGTAERAAQALGLDYAGVDLIPSPAGPQVLEVNGVAAWRGLQKVTPFNLAEALVADLLDRVVPQRARPAVRQA